Proteins from a single region of Butyrivibrio fibrisolvens:
- a CDS encoding zinc ribbon domain-containing protein — protein MNCTNCQREIPDNIKFCPNCGQPVQIKKTKGKAKKVILALVLSFVILASFIGYRIYSSHNEEEKPSIEYKYLNGITYCTDGVIYVDPDITDDSDPYVLGTEDEELVDECSFIYLSTFSPDTSTIFYIADMEEKKTEVCGSLYSVKTEDITSDADETRKRSTLIAKDVSEYYVPSGRDNGVLYQNVDEELYFYSDYGNEYLMDIDGISDVNCIYNYGSSHILLTLKEGKKKSSTSMYIGSGYDVYHYDSATQKLSIIDDDASIPVGKYNKLVYTKNINNKTNSLDMCMSEITDDGIKTTKIDEDVNNIDETYFTDDITHITYTKKGEHYEDDYTYDLFSYDNGTITELGEIDLARTTTEYVTFFNYYEPDDEKKNDTQYYTTGTSEVFESPFTKVLNAQVAIDEGKILIQALNEDSVSCVYLCDVAYGKEISNIQMVAYNACVSGSYSTNYLFYAAGEKTRNLYISGDGTYKLMMHSVPSQTSVYVKTTPVMDDNAYFFLVNLLDYDTSSSIYDIYIRDNDKYLSRVETMVENIMITGKGAVYTKDKALYYYSAETNEVEKIADGTYYYEVGNKYETSIPLSTYIY, from the coding sequence ATGAACTGCACTAACTGCCAAAGAGAAATACCTGATAACATCAAATTCTGTCCGAATTGCGGCCAGCCTGTACAGATCAAGAAGACCAAAGGCAAGGCTAAAAAAGTTATTCTTGCTCTGGTTCTTTCATTTGTTATATTAGCCTCTTTTATCGGATACAGAATTTACAGCTCCCACAATGAAGAAGAAAAGCCTTCAATCGAATATAAGTACTTAAATGGAATCACCTATTGCACTGATGGCGTAATATATGTTGATCCTGATATCACGGATGATTCAGATCCATATGTGCTTGGTACAGAAGACGAAGAACTTGTAGATGAGTGTTCTTTCATATATCTATCGACTTTCAGCCCGGATACATCGACCATATTCTACATAGCAGATATGGAAGAAAAAAAGACCGAGGTTTGCGGTTCATTATATAGCGTAAAGACAGAAGACATAACAAGTGATGCAGATGAGACCAGAAAAAGATCCACACTGATAGCCAAAGATGTCAGCGAATATTATGTTCCATCCGGAAGAGATAATGGAGTCCTGTATCAGAATGTTGACGAAGAGTTGTACTTCTATTCAGATTACGGCAACGAATATCTTATGGATATAGATGGCATATCAGACGTAAACTGCATCTATAACTATGGAAGCTCTCATATTCTTTTAACCCTCAAAGAAGGTAAGAAAAAAAGTTCAACCAGTATGTATATTGGTTCCGGATACGATGTGTACCATTACGATTCAGCTACCCAAAAGCTTAGTATTATCGATGATGATGCATCAATTCCGGTAGGAAAATACAATAAGCTTGTATATACCAAAAATATTAATAATAAAACAAATAGTCTTGATATGTGTATGTCCGAGATAACTGATGATGGAATTAAAACCACCAAAATAGACGAAGATGTAAATAATATTGATGAAACCTATTTCACAGATGACATAACACATATTACATATACCAAAAAAGGTGAGCACTACGAGGATGATTATACGTATGATCTTTTTTCATATGATAATGGTACGATAACAGAACTTGGCGAAATTGATCTTGCTAGAACAACTACTGAATATGTAACTTTCTTTAATTATTATGAACCTGATGATGAAAAGAAGAATGATACCCAATATTACACAACAGGCACATCTGAAGTATTTGAATCTCCTTTTACCAAGGTACTAAACGCACAAGTTGCAATAGACGAAGGCAAGATCCTGATCCAGGCATTAAATGAAGACAGTGTAAGCTGCGTATATCTATGCGATGTAGCATATGGGAAAGAAATTTCTAACATCCAGATGGTCGCTTACAACGCATGTGTATCCGGATCATATTCAACCAATTATTTATTCTATGCTGCGGGTGAAAAGACAAGAAACCTGTATATATCAGGCGACGGTACTTATAAGCTGATGATGCATAGCGTTCCTTCCCAAACATCTGTTTACGTGAAAACAACCCCCGTCATGGATGATAATGCATATTTCTTTTTAGTAAATTTGCTTGATTATGATACCAGCTCAAGCATATATGACATCTATATAAGAGATAACGACAAATATCTTTCAAGAGTTGAGACGATGGTTGAAAACATAATGATCACAGGCAAAGGCGCTGTTTATACTAAAGATAAAGCCCTTTATTACTACAGCGCTGAAACAAATGAAGTTGAGAAAATTGCTGATGGTACCTACTATTATGAAGTAGGCAACAAGTATGAAACCTCAATTCCTCTAAGTACATATATATACTAA
- a CDS encoding LytTR family transcriptional regulator DNA-binding domain-containing protein has translation MEDEKELEIYKNIKKDFPHLPMLLFAYSKIDHNLFFRPGLFPELLVTIDIDSKTALKVIIDIEIAMNNIKEYLDSYQPDELKDHRKSIQSKLDRNNITLISGEEIISIETDKSSGKRLQKILTTRGEYFSSLSISEIEEIFATMLYRCRRDALINKSLIVGYNINNLEVQLSSGNYEYTVKASRDKLNEIQSACDVFLKNAMAC, from the coding sequence TTGGAAGATGAGAAGGAGCTTGAAATATACAAGAATATAAAGAAGGACTTTCCTCATCTCCCTATGCTTTTATTTGCATATTCCAAAATTGATCATAATTTATTTTTCAGACCAGGTCTTTTCCCAGAACTTCTGGTCACAATAGATATAGATTCAAAAACTGCGCTTAAAGTAATAATCGATATAGAAATTGCGATGAACAACATAAAAGAGTATCTGGACAGCTATCAGCCGGACGAACTTAAAGATCATCGAAAAAGCATTCAGTCAAAGCTGGATAGAAATAATATTACTCTTATAAGCGGTGAAGAAATAATAAGCATTGAAACTGATAAGTCATCCGGAAAACGCCTTCAAAAAATCCTGACAACCAGAGGAGAGTATTTTTCCAGTTTAAGTATTTCCGAAATCGAAGAGATTTTTGCTACAATGTTATACAGGTGTAGAAGAGATGCACTTATCAACAAAAGCCTGATCGTAGGATATAATATCAATAATTTAGAAGTCCAGTTATCATCAGGCAATTATGAATATACCGTTAAAGCTTCAAGAGACAAATTAAATGAAATACAAAGCGCCTGCGACGTATTTTTAAAAAATGCCATGGCGTGCTAA
- a CDS encoding DUF3881 family protein, with the protein MHKYMRAVGLAGLQGRGALEKLLEYCVQHADERDYYKNEDDEIFAQFTKEFAPGLGVVVYGQFKSDNHFIYEYYYPYINGGVTSSSEDITVEQHAATDSYAGVCDDPRVGITMIFYLQNMMEYLRITENGQKKITGTSVTLSALSVQGTIMFPIAKTPNQKRLLKKKRQARTKLVNSARNGDENAIESLTLDDMNIYTTISDKILKEDVYTLVDNYFMPYGVECDQYSIMGEITDYRLTINTYTKEPVYILSVTCSDVEYDIAINRKDLLGEPAVGRRFKGNIWLQGHINFGK; encoded by the coding sequence ATGCACAAATACATGAGAGCTGTCGGTCTTGCAGGATTGCAAGGCCGTGGTGCGCTCGAGAAGCTTTTGGAATATTGCGTTCAGCATGCTGACGAGCGAGATTATTATAAAAATGAAGATGATGAGATATTCGCACAGTTCACAAAAGAGTTCGCACCTGGACTGGGAGTGGTAGTATACGGCCAATTTAAGAGCGACAACCATTTTATATACGAATACTATTATCCATATATAAATGGTGGTGTGACATCATCATCTGAAGACATAACTGTAGAGCAACATGCTGCCACAGATTCTTATGCCGGAGTCTGCGACGATCCAAGAGTTGGTATCACAATGATATTCTATCTTCAGAATATGATGGAATATCTCAGGATCACAGAGAACGGCCAGAAGAAGATAACCGGTACATCTGTTACTTTGTCGGCTCTTTCTGTTCAGGGAACAATAATGTTCCCTATAGCTAAAACCCCGAATCAAAAGAGGCTTCTCAAAAAGAAGCGTCAGGCAAGAACAAAACTTGTAAACTCTGCAAGAAACGGGGATGAGAATGCTATTGAATCTCTAACCCTTGATGACATGAATATCTACACTACCATCTCTGATAAGATCCTTAAAGAAGATGTATACACACTTGTAGATAACTATTTCATGCCCTACGGCGTTGAATGCGACCAGTATTCGATCATGGGTGAGATAACAGATTATAGACTTACCATCAATACCTACACCAAAGAACCTGTGTATATCTTAAGTGTCACATGTTCTGATGTAGAATATGACATAGCAATTAACCGCAAAGACCTTTTGGGAGAGCCTGCGGTAGGCAGAAGATTTAAAGGAAATATCTGGCTTCAGGGTCATATTAACTTTGGGAAATAA
- the serS gene encoding serine--tRNA ligase, giving the protein MIDIKFLRENPDVVKENIKKKFQDQKLELVDKVIELDKESRQIKQESDDLRASRNTISKQIGVLMKEGKKEEAEKVKAEVTKNAERLSQLEEKQKEVDDEILNIMYQIPNIIDPSVPIGKDDSCNVEIEKFGEPVVPDFEVPYHTDIMERFNGIDLDAARRVAGNGFYYLMGDIARLHSAVLAYARDFMIDRGFTYVIPPYMIHGNVVSGVMSFPEMDAMMYKIEGEDLYLIGTSEHSMIGKFIDQLLPEDEMPYTLTSYSPCFRKEKGAHGIEERGVYRIHQFEKQEMIVVCKPDDAWNWYNKLWQNTVDLFRSLDIPVRTLECCSGDLADLKVKSCDVEAWSPRQKKYFEVGSCSNLGDAQARRLKIRIKSKDGNYFAHTLNNTVVAPPRMLIAFLENNLQADGSVKIPVALRPYMGGKEVLIPTKD; this is encoded by the coding sequence ATGATCGATATCAAATTTTTAAGAGAAAATCCAGATGTTGTAAAAGAAAACATCAAGAAGAAATTTCAGGACCAGAAGCTTGAACTTGTAGACAAAGTTATCGAGCTTGATAAAGAAAGCCGCCAGATCAAGCAGGAGTCCGATGATCTTAGAGCAAGCAGAAACACAATCTCCAAGCAGATTGGCGTTCTTATGAAAGAAGGCAAGAAAGAAGAAGCTGAAAAAGTAAAAGCTGAAGTTACCAAGAATGCAGAAAGACTTTCACAGCTCGAAGAGAAGCAGAAGGAAGTTGATGATGAGATTCTTAATATCATGTATCAGATTCCTAACATCATCGATCCTTCAGTACCGATTGGAAAAGATGATTCCTGCAACGTTGAAATCGAAAAGTTCGGCGAGCCTGTAGTTCCTGATTTTGAAGTTCCATATCACACAGATATCATGGAAAGATTCAACGGAATCGACCTTGATGCTGCAAGAAGAGTAGCAGGTAATGGCTTCTATTATCTCATGGGTGATATCGCAAGACTTCATTCTGCAGTACTTGCATATGCAAGAGATTTCATGATCGACAGAGGATTCACATACGTAATCCCACCTTATATGATCCACGGTAATGTAGTATCAGGCGTTATGAGCTTCCCTGAAATGGATGCCATGATGTACAAGATCGAAGGCGAAGATCTGTACCTTATTGGAACATCTGAGCACTCAATGATCGGTAAGTTCATCGATCAGCTTCTTCCTGAAGATGAGATGCCATACACTCTTACATCTTATTCACCTTGCTTCCGTAAGGAAAAAGGTGCTCACGGAATTGAAGAGAGAGGTGTTTACAGAATTCACCAGTTCGAAAAGCAGGAGATGATCGTTGTCTGCAAACCTGATGATGCATGGAACTGGTACAACAAGCTCTGGCAGAACACTGTAGATCTTTTCCGTTCACTTGATATTCCTGTAAGAACACTTGAGTGCTGCTCAGGCGATCTTGCTGACCTTAAGGTTAAGAGCTGTGACGTTGAAGCATGGTCACCTCGTCAGAAGAAGTACTTCGAAGTTGGAAGCTGCTCTAACCTCGGTGATGCACAGGCAAGACGTCTTAAGATCAGAATCAAGAGCAAAGATGGTAACTATTTTGCTCATACACTTAATAACACTGTTGTTGCTCCGCCTAGAATGCTCATCGCATTCCTTGAAAATAACCTTCAGGCTGACGGATCAGTTAAGATCCCTGTAGCTTTAAGACCTTATATGGGCGGAAAAGAAGTTCTTATTCCTACGAAAGATTAA
- a CDS encoding DUF4446 family protein — MNSNILNYVGLSNLDPGIYVIAIAVLLLLVLILLICTIKQGKELSLMKKRLKKFMSGRDAESLEDQIIELFEDNQYMKAASDKNKNDIIDINRRMRHCFQKIGIVKYDALNQMGGQLSYALALLDEEDNGYIINSVHGNEGCYSYTKVIKNGRSDIELGTEERKALENAVMSR; from the coding sequence ATGAACAGTAATATATTAAATTATGTGGGACTTTCAAATCTTGATCCCGGTATATATGTAATAGCAATTGCAGTACTTCTCTTATTAGTACTTATTCTTTTGATCTGCACTATAAAGCAGGGCAAAGAACTTTCTCTTATGAAGAAGAGACTCAAAAAATTCATGTCAGGAAGAGATGCAGAAAGTCTTGAAGATCAGATCATCGAGCTTTTTGAAGATAACCAGTACATGAAAGCAGCATCAGACAAGAACAAGAATGATATCATTGATATCAACAGAAGAATGAGACACTGCTTTCAGAAAATAGGAATCGTAAAGTACGATGCTCTTAATCAGATGGGTGGTCAGCTTTCTTATGCCCTTGCCCTTCTTGACGAAGAAGATAATGGATATATAATAAATTCAGTACACGGCAACGAAGGTTGCTATTCCTATACTAAAGTGATCAAGAATGGAAGATCAGATATAGAGCTTGGAACAGAAGAAAGAAAAGCTCTTGAAAATGCAGTAATGAGCAGATAA